One genomic segment of Desulforegula conservatrix Mb1Pa includes these proteins:
- a CDS encoding MgtC/SapB family protein: MSFSIDLLNNFADQEYIKIISHLTAALIAGGIIGFERSFRGRPAGFRTHTLVCLSSSLLMLVTLYQWKWLPGVPLDTVKTDPTRMAQGIMTGIGFLGAGVIYKESYSVRGLTTAASIWITAAIGILLGVGFYFPAVVVTALTIGVLAAFRWIERKMPTEKYIHHHIRFNRNNPIPEEALRKLLANHGFSVSNMSYRITNNGQFIEYKTVLETTDIENTARLSETLRTMEIVREFRISPTGD; encoded by the coding sequence ATGTCATTCAGCATTGATTTACTGAATAATTTTGCAGATCAAGAATACATCAAAATCATATCCCACCTTACAGCTGCGCTTATTGCAGGTGGGATAATTGGATTTGAAAGAAGTTTCAGGGGAAGGCCGGCCGGCTTCAGAACCCATACCCTTGTATGTCTTTCATCAAGCCTTCTTATGCTGGTCACACTATACCAATGGAAATGGCTTCCAGGGGTTCCACTGGATACTGTTAAGACCGATCCTACGAGGATGGCCCAGGGTATAATGACAGGCATTGGTTTTCTTGGAGCCGGAGTAATATATAAGGAATCATATTCTGTGAGGGGCCTCACAACGGCAGCCTCAATATGGATCACGGCAGCAATTGGGATTCTGCTCGGAGTAGGTTTTTATTTTCCGGCAGTGGTTGTTACCGCACTTACCATCGGAGTTCTTGCGGCATTTCGCTGGATAGAAAGAAAAATGCCTACTGAGAAGTACATTCATCATCATATCCGCTTTAACAGAAACAACCCCATTCCTGAAGAGGCTCTCAGAAAGCTGCTCGCAAATCATGGTTTTTCCGTGTCAAACATGAGCTATAGAATTACGAATAACGGACAATTCATTGAATACAAAACTGTCCTGGAGACCACCGACATTGAAAATACCGCACGGCTATCTGAAACTCTCAGAACCATGGAAATTGTCAGGGAGTTCAGGATTTCTCCCACCGGCGACTGA
- a CDS encoding lipase secretion chaperone, whose translation MTFQKKKVLAILGILIIIIAGAGVLLKKRNAGKYIFDKDDGISMSDLNSLRQKIDFEGVDPSQMGITGKVNQPEHGKSEKESSDWSDGRGPMVLKYFRFLQSKYNSATNLAGHCSEVWKYLISVMPQNEAERIYAIYKKYLDCEIELAKKISEFGQPKTLDEILDRLSKVQDFRRNMLGEEMADGLYGAEIKAREYSLRRGSIVSNNELYGVEKENSLKELTSDMWEENAEQVQSIQTPYNKYREKLEIYSKDLNEMGSEEEREEKIAEFRQQFFSSDTLARLEDIDRQIKSEKESESQYREKEAEIMASANLSEKDKKEAIESLQTRYFREESEAFKRREEIRHGGEEIRAKYSR comes from the coding sequence ATGACTTTTCAAAAGAAAAAGGTGTTAGCCATCCTTGGGATTCTTATAATCATTATTGCAGGAGCCGGGGTATTATTAAAAAAAAGAAATGCGGGAAAATACATCTTTGACAAGGATGACGGCATAAGCATGAGTGATTTGAACAGCCTGCGACAAAAAATTGATTTTGAGGGTGTTGATCCATCGCAAATGGGGATAACAGGAAAAGTGAACCAGCCGGAGCATGGGAAGTCTGAAAAGGAATCTTCTGATTGGTCAGATGGCAGGGGGCCCATGGTTCTAAAATATTTCAGGTTTCTTCAATCGAAATATAATTCAGCAACAAACCTTGCCGGTCATTGCAGTGAGGTATGGAAATATCTTATATCCGTTATGCCCCAAAATGAGGCCGAGAGAATTTATGCAATATACAAAAAATATCTGGATTGTGAAATAGAGCTTGCAAAAAAGATTTCAGAATTTGGCCAGCCTAAAACCCTTGATGAGATCCTTGACAGGCTTTCTAAGGTTCAGGATTTCAGGCGCAATATGCTTGGAGAAGAGATGGCTGACGGGCTGTATGGAGCAGAAATAAAAGCAAGAGAGTATTCTCTGAGGCGAGGTTCAATAGTAAGCAATAATGAACTTTATGGTGTTGAGAAGGAAAATTCACTCAAAGAACTTACATCGGATATGTGGGAAGAAAATGCTGAACAGGTTCAGTCCATCCAGACACCATACAATAAATATAGGGAAAAGCTCGAAATATATAGTAAGGATCTCAATGAAATGGGCTCCGAAGAAGAACGGGAAGAAAAGATTGCTGAGTTTAGACAACAGTTTTTTTCGTCAGATACTTTGGCAAGACTCGAAGATATTGACAGACAGATAAAATCAGAAAAAGAATCTGAAAGTCAGTACAGAGAGAAAGAAGCAGAAATTATGGCATCTGCAAATCTTAGTGAAAAAGACAAAAAAGAAGCCATCGAAAGCCTTCAGACAAGATATTTCAGAGAGGAAAGTGAAGCGTTTAAAAGACGTGAAGAAATAAGACATGGCGGAGAGGAAATTAGGGCAAAATATTCCAGGTAG
- a CDS encoding lipase family alpha/beta hydrolase — MKSLRLFMFFVFMALPVSVFASGSGNSCSTQFPVVLAHGMGASAEILGIVDYWWGIEDALEDEGADVYITSVNGMDGTAAKAESFKEQFLQILAVSGKSKANIIGHSHGTLYTRYAISNLGIGSKVASYTGIAGPHRGSAIADMVMYGIPESLKPAVAGSLDFIYAFVFGDTNPDTLQNGWDLTTDYMKNVFNPGTPDVAGVYYQSWAAKAKTSCPSVILEPTWLIMLSKEGANDGLVSVESAKWGNFRGVQDAAWYSPGCDHLNIVGQLFGVTPGFSAPEFYVGVVSDLKNRGY, encoded by the coding sequence ATGAAATCATTAAGGCTATTTATGTTTTTTGTTTTTATGGCATTGCCAGTTAGTGTTTTTGCATCTGGTTCAGGAAACAGCTGTTCCACCCAGTTTCCAGTTGTTCTTGCTCATGGTATGGGCGCTTCCGCAGAAATTTTGGGTATTGTTGATTACTGGTGGGGTATTGAGGACGCTCTGGAAGATGAAGGCGCCGATGTCTATATCACATCAGTTAACGGAATGGATGGAACCGCAGCCAAGGCTGAGTCTTTTAAGGAACAGTTCCTTCAGATTCTTGCTGTTTCAGGCAAATCCAAAGCAAATATCATAGGCCATTCCCACGGCACTCTTTATACAAGGTACGCAATCTCAAATCTTGGGATTGGTTCAAAAGTGGCAAGCTACACTGGCATCGCAGGGCCTCATCGTGGCAGTGCGATTGCTGATATGGTGATGTATGGGATACCTGAATCACTTAAGCCGGCAGTGGCTGGATCACTTGATTTTATCTACGCTTTCGTATTCGGAGACACCAACCCTGACACGTTACAGAATGGTTGGGACCTGACCACTGATTATATGAAAAATGTATTCAACCCTGGAACTCCTGACGTTGCGGGAGTTTACTATCAGAGTTGGGCTGCAAAAGCCAAGACCTCTTGTCCAAGTGTCATTCTTGAGCCCACATGGCTGATAATGCTTTCTAAGGAAGGCGCAAATGACGGCCTTGTCAGTGTTGAAAGTGCAAAATGGGGCAATTTCAGAGGCGTTCAGGACGCAGCCTGGTATAGCCCTGGTTGCGACCATCTTAATATCGTTGGTCAGCTATTTGGAGTTACTCCTGGTTTCAGTGCTCCTGAATTTTACGTGGGTGTGGTCAGTGATCTTAAGAACAGAGGATACTGA
- a CDS encoding DUF4197 domain-containing protein, with translation MKKIIFLIISLSCLMLVSCVEVLKQIPAKQISSAASAASGGLTSDEIIMGLKEALIVGAMNSTELTSKTDGFNLNPLIRIPFPPEAAKVKTTVEQLGFANLTKDFEQSLNRAAEEGSKKALPIFKNAIVNMSISDGMSILRGPNNAATEYLKSKTQSALVTEFTPVVKNAIQTVDVTKYWDPIASVYNKTTLLTGQSQVNPNLDQYITQKSLDGLFYLIAQEEMKIRENPAARASDILKKVFGSN, from the coding sequence ATGAAAAAAATCATCTTTTTAATCATTTCGCTATCATGCCTCATGTTGGTTAGCTGTGTTGAAGTATTAAAACAAATCCCTGCAAAGCAGATTTCAAGTGCTGCTTCCGCAGCCAGTGGCGGACTTACAAGCGATGAAATTATCATGGGGTTGAAGGAAGCTCTTATCGTTGGAGCAATGAATTCCACCGAACTTACCTCGAAAACTGACGGGTTTAATTTAAACCCTTTAATCCGTATCCCTTTTCCTCCTGAGGCTGCAAAGGTAAAGACTACTGTGGAGCAACTGGGCTTCGCAAACCTGACAAAGGACTTTGAACAATCCCTGAACCGTGCAGCAGAGGAAGGTTCTAAAAAAGCCCTGCCTATTTTTAAGAATGCCATTGTCAATATGAGTATTAGTGATGGTATGAGCATACTTCGCGGGCCCAATAACGCAGCCACAGAGTATCTGAAATCCAAGACCCAGAGCGCTCTGGTTACAGAATTTACTCCTGTTGTAAAAAATGCCATACAGACCGTCGATGTGACCAAATACTGGGACCCGATTGCATCAGTTTACAACAAGACTACTTTGCTGACGGGGCAATCGCAGGTAAATCCGAATCTTGATCAGTACATCACCCAGAAATCTCTGGATGGTCTTTTCTATCTCATTGCACAGGAAGAAATGAAGATAAGGGAAAATCCTGCAGCAAGGGCATCTGACATTCTGAAAAAAGTATTCGGGTCGAACTGA